Genomic window (Culex pipiens pallens isolate TS chromosome 3, TS_CPP_V2, whole genome shotgun sequence):
GATACTCAAATCAGACAGCACATAAGATGTAGTCTTATGAAAATCTTACATTCTTTTTCCTCAGtgtacaaatattttacaaagtgtttgtccaaaaaatcaggaggaacattttttttattctgaaaacatcaaaatgtaaaatcaaaatatttaaaaatatttaaaaaaaattaaaaatatttaaaaatatttaaaaatatttaaaaatatttaaaaacgattcaaaatatttaaaattaaaaatattttaaaatatctaaaaacgattaaaaatatttaaaaatatttaaaaatatctaaaaatatttaaaaatatttaaaactatttgaaaatattgaaaaatattcaaggcatttcaaaatccagagtttttttttaaaaaggaccaataaactattgtctttcatatgtttatttgACCTAatgaaaaaactctagaaatacaaaaaaacatttaaaaaatatagaaatatttaaaaataatttaaatattaaaaaaatatttatttattttaattaaaaatattttaaaaatttccaaaatattcaaaaagattgaaaagttttaaaaagtatttaaaaaatatattaaaaatatattaaaaaatataatatttaaaaaaaattaaaaacatttaaaaatattaaattttgtttaaaaatatttaaaaaaatttaaaatatttaaaaatataaaaaatattcaaaaatatttaagtcatttcaaaatactaaaaacataaaaaaaaaatataatatatcgaaaaaaaatatgttaaaaaaatttcaaaaaaaattattcgctctacagcattgccttggcgttctcgattgcgagattcctactcgaagctaggtgtccgaaggcttgattgttgaggcaattgcaaacctctttttacaccttagcttccatccaccccgggattcgaactgacgacctttggattgttagtccaagtgcctaccagcgactccaccgaggcaggacccagggagacgactcctacacctggactgagctaacgacctaacctttttaggttagtccggggccaacatttacttcccgtccgacggaaggcgtgatcagacaaatctcgtctcgaaaaatgccaccgggaccgtctgggatcgaacccaggccgactgggtgagaggcaatcacgcttacccctactacttacttactttactttatcaGCAACAGGTCTATCGACCCAACGCTGAACTAATCGAAGATTTCCAGGATGCTCGATCTTGGGCCGCTCGTCTCCAGTCGCCTACAATGTTGGCCGCTCTTGCATCTTCGTCGACTGCACACAGCCAACGCGTACGAGGCCTTCCACGAAGCCGACGACCGTCACAAGTGTACCAAGATATACAAACTCATCCACCACCTCATATCTTTCTCCATCTATTTCCACCTCCGAAACACCATCACCTGCACTGCCACGCGCTCTGCCAGCGACCAGATACTTGGTCTTGGCAGTGTTGATGGTCAGTCCGATCTTCGCAGCTTCCCGCTTGAAAGGGACGAACGCCTCCTCCACTGAACGACGGTCGATACCAATGATGTCGATGTCGTCAGCGTATCCAAGCAGCATGTGCGATTTAGTGATGAGTGTTCCGTTTCTTTGCACGCCTGCCCTTCGAGCAGCACCTTCCAACGCTATGATGAACAGTAAGTTCGAGAGAGCATCGCCCTGCTTCAATCCATCCAACGTAACGAAAGCTTCAGATGTCTCGTTAGCTATTCGCACGCTTGATTTTGCTCCGTCGAGCGTTGCACGAATCAGTCTTATAAGCTTCGCCGGAAAGCCGTGTTCTACCATAATCTTCCAAAGTTCGTTTCTTTTGACTGAATCGTAcgccgccttgaagtcgatgaacAAATGGTGTGTTTGCAGGTTGTACTCCCGGAACTTGTCGAGGATTTGTCGCAGAGTGAACATCTGGTCCGTCGTTGACCGACCCGCTCGAAAACCGCACTGGTATTCGCCGACAAAGGTCTCGGTCATCGGTCTCAGCTTGCTCCACAGGATGCGGGAGAGTACTTTGTACGCTGCGTTGAGGATTGTGATGCCTCGATAGTTGGCACAATCGAGTCTTTGCCCTTTCTTGTAGATTGGGGTGACGAGCCCGTCTAACCAGTCGGTCGGAAGCTGTTCTTCGCACCAAATGCGTAGGATGATTTGGTGCAGAATCTCGGTCATCCGCGTACTCCCGTGCTTGAAAAGTTCGGCCGGAAGTCCGTCCTTTCCCGCGGATTTCCCGTTCTTGAGCTCTTTAACAGCCTTAGCTACTTCCTCCAACGTAGGCGGGTCCACAGCTTTTCCATCTTCCTCAACGTGTATCCTGTCCTCGACGATTCCCTCTCGTGTCTCACCGTTCAACAGCTGCTGGAAGTGCTCCTTCCACCTAGCCGCCACCGCAGTCTTACCCCTACACCGCggttaaaaagtttaattttttttaatattcaaaaacattaaaaaatattaacaaaatatttgcaaagtttAAGTCGCCTCAACATTTAAGTGgtctcaacatttcaatgaaaaaagtgttttaaaatgacataaactttgaaaaatatttgcaacggcctaacttcaaaattttaatgaaaatagaagtgaaATCAACCTAAAGAAATcttaaacgcatttttctggattaaaattatattgaatttttataaaattcaaaaaaaatattttttgtcaatacttaggtattttggaaactaatgattgcaatcaactggacaggtgtataatgcatttttaaacactttatcCATTCAAATGGTCCCCCCCCCTTgattttggtcagagtcgagggacataaacttaaaaaaatatttgcaatggcctcaaaaatatttagaaatatttaaaaatatttaaaaaataatgttttaaaatattttaatatatttaaaaatattttaagataaaaaaaacttatcttaaATTTCATCTTATATGAGAAAAGATAACATGAGATTTAAGTTATCTCAACACATAAAATTCAAGATTAAGTCGCCACCCTGTCCCTCACTCCGACCATCCGCTTACCATTCTCTCTTTCAGAAACACGAAATCCCGCTCAGCGCCATCCCATGCCTAAACTACCGGAAAGCGCTCGAAAAGGAGGACGAACTGCGCAAGGAAATCGAAGCGAACGCTGCGGCCGCCGAAGCTGAAGCCCAGTCTCGCAGCAATGCGGCCGCCGGCGCCGGCCAGGAAAAGCAAATGCACAATCCTCAGCTAAGCAAGATGATCGCCAGCGCAACGACGCAAGCGGAAGCGCAAGCAAACGCCAAAATGCTGCCACTTAAGGTCACTGCCAAAATCGAAACGGTGGACGAGAATCTGAAGGCTCAGTCGTTGACGGCCGACGCCTTCCAGCAGTACTGCAAGAAGCTGTTCCGGTTTAAGACGATCCGCGTGATGCGATTCAAGTCGTGGGCCGCCCGGCGGAAGCTCACCAAACATCGGAAGCACCTGAAGAACCTTCAGCGACCTACGCTGCCCGATGGGACGAAGCTGATTACGTTTCCGGTGTTGCACACGGAGGGCGAAAAAGGTCACGCCCACGCCCGGCCAAAGAAAGAGTGGATCATGAACCCGAACGGCAAGAGTTACGTGTGCATTCTGCACGAGTACGTTCAGCACGCGCTGCGCAAGCAACCCAGCTACGAGTTCAAAGAGCTGGAAAATGCCGCCACCCCGTACTCGGCCACGGTTTCGATCAACGAGCTCAAGTACGGCACCGGTTACGGAACGAGCAAAAAGCAAGCCAAAAGCGAAGCCGCTCGGGAAACGCTGGAGATCCTGATCCCCGACATGAAGGACAAAATCACCAGCAAAGACGGCAAAAAGGACGGACAAAATGGGACCGGCGCCACCTCGTCGGAGCAGCAGGCGGCGGATGCCGGAAATCGCCGCAATTTGTCCGTGTTTGACGAAATCATGATTGAAGATCCGCGGGTGGCGGAATTTTGTGCCAAAACGACGGAACCGTCGCCGCACACGATACTGCAGACGTGTCTGCAGCGGAATTTCGGGCTCGGCGATGTGCAGATTCAGTATGACGTGAAGACGGGCAAGCACCGGAAGAATGAGTTCACGATGACGGTGGGGAAGCACACGGCGACGGTGGTGTGCAAGAATAAGCGGGACGGAAAGCAGCAGGCGGCGCAGAAGATATTGCAGGTAGGACACTGTACTAAGCTTACTTTTTCAGTACCCATGATCTATGCACACTAgagtgggtcattttttttcgatagtcCTCGGATCCGGCTGGAATACAGTCCACCTTGTATGGCTACCCTGCCATAAGGACTCTCATTGGATGCGAACCGATCCAATCGCCGACCCAATTTTCGGGGATCCAGGGAATGGAAACTCGGGACGTGCAACTGTAAGTCTCCCAATTTCGATGGGAGCGGTCGCTTTCTTTACAACGAATTGCGGGTCCTCGTTCTCGAAGTCGTGGTGCTGCAGGATGTGTGCTGGCAGGGGAAGGACCACCGAGAGTACGGTGACTACACTATGTATTGGAGCGACGGCAGAACACacgagctggggacagcttGCATCGTGCTGGGCGAAATGATGAAGCGCGTGGTTGGTTGGTGACCAGTCAACGATAGAATGTGCCGTTTTagaatcaagggccgattcttcaacCTGAGCATTATCAACGTTGCTTTATCATTATCATCGACGACTTGAACGCTCAAGTTGGCTAGGAGGAGGAGTTTACACCGattattgggaggttcagcgctcaccagcagacgaacgagaacggcctacgactcatcgatttcgctacctACCGAAACATGACCATACGTAGTACCTTTTTCTAGCACAGCCTCCTCTACAAGTACACatggagatcaccaaacgacacggTGACACAAATCGTCTATGTTCTCTTCGACGGTaggcacttctcggacataatcgacgtcacCGTGGTgcggacatcgactcggaccactacctggtggtggcaaagTTGCGCCAACGGCCATCAACGCACCGGCATCGAGCGCCGTCGGGTACGTGGCCCGAGTtgacggaacggctggttcgacgaggaatgtcaggcgatttgggacaCATTGTTGCTGCgcaacacccgtgggaacaatgagtcgtacaaacagttgcgaagtCAGCAAACCAATCTCTTTCGGGAtaagaagcgccgcctggaagagatggagtgccaggacatggaacagctgtatcgctccaacgaaacgcgtaagttctacaagaaactcgGTCAATCCCAAAAAGGTTTCATGAcgcgagccgaaatgtgccgggataagaACGGTGGCATTGAGAATGTGAAaactatcgagccatcactatgctcaacgcggcctacaaaatgCTATCCcagatcatcttctgtcgtctgtcggagcgagccAGGGATTTCGTTTGGACGTACCAAGTCGGCtttgtggaggggaaatcgacgacggaccaaatatttttgctacaccaaaattccaaaaatgtcgcgagtaccagatcccgacgcaccacctgttcatcgatttcaaagccgcgtacgactcggtcgaccgcaaagagctatggaagatcatgtacgagaacgacttacccgggaagctgatcagaatGGTGCAATCAacgatgtccgacccgatcgaatcgcgcaagggactgcgacaaggcgacggtatctccggcctctgtttcagcattgggcttgaaggtgttatAAGGCGGGtgggcttcaacatgcggggcacgattatcaaccgatctagtcagttcatctgctatgccgacgacatcgaccttgtcggcagaacgttcgaggaggtggctAGGCGCTACACCGACTTGACCGATGTggcgaagacgaagtatctgctggtAAGAGGAACAGAttcccttagggctcgcatacACCAAGAAAGCTACGATTGAGTCAGACAAGATCACCAGGATGCTCTACAACCAGCGATCACACTTGGCCATCACCTCAAAGCTGCTGCTCTACAAGATGATGTTTAAGCCGGCGATGATCTACCGCTACTCAGAGTAACACGATTGCGCcgtttttcttcggaaaaaccACCTCAGTCAACcctccctgggccttgtaaagtcaaggggcatgatttgatcctagtgcattagttaaaatttgggtatatattcttttttataagcactatggacaccacttcatgctacgagaactcgctttgtcgcagccccagggcttaagcgttgaccgataagctgtcttcgtgaactaggtagttctccgatagtgaaaatatcacaattgcacaagacaccgctgcttctgtgactttttcactatcacaatgtgggatttaggtgggactttaggatagtacaattgatttgttgcttagcattagcatttaaattaaatctgtatgctttccaaatctatttgatgataaatttagttgcaattgttaagttagagtaatgctgtcattaaactttgattgatgtagaatactaggcattcgtttatgtcaaattgttcatggagtctcgatcaatcaataatgtaatgatatcggacaaaattcgttgatctgttgaactaacggttttcggattatggttgtatcgaccattgttgcgaatcgaggaactacggatcttttgacgtaaatggtcatttctttttcaaatcgcgatttctatcctatttgtatatcagttcacaatttttattgtttttttatagaAGTAGTattacaacagttaaaggaacgtttagttttgaacattaagtttagaggattttagattaaaatttatattttcaatccaaagtagttagcaaatgaatatttggacttaaatgaataattgaataagttggacttatgaataacacacaactgtacatttattctagagtcagatccatacagcgtcagtgtttatttggtcgaagtgtactaattcattggcagatctgattctagttgtaatgtacgacaagactactgacggacgtgacaggacgagggcccagtttagaggtttcaacatcaacgatgtgcggctggaccaccctcccaaaaaaaaaaaaaaaaaaaaaaaaaaaaaaaaaaaaaaaaaaaaaaaaaaaaaaccacctcAGTCAACCCTCTTCTACAACGTATGTCCTGTGATTGGATGAAGAAAGGCCGCCTCTAATTAAATAATCGTGAATGTTTTCAACGGCTCGGCGTAAACCACGTGGTCCAACCATGTTAAAACTTGAAGAATATTtcttgagtaaattttcaaaacaacctatgagtcatggaTTTCCTATGCAGACCTTCCAAAATTTTTATCTGGATTTATACTTAGATGCAGCCCAGCGTAAACCCGCTACCTTTCCCTTTTCCAGATCCTCCACCCGCACATCAAAACGTGGGGCTCGCTGCTGCGGCTGTACGGCAACCAGTCGATCAAGTCGTACAAGGAGAAAAAGCAAGAGGAGCAGGAAATCACCGTGCTCCAGAGCAAAGCGGCCATCAACCAGCCCAACTACGCGATCCTGCACAAGCTGAAGCTCGAGATGTCCAAGCTGGAGGAGCGCCAGAAGAACGTGCGCGTCATCGGGACATTCGTCCCGGACGTCGAACTGCCAACCGCTTCCGGCTCCAACCTGAAGAATGTGGACCTTTAAGATCTCCTGTGGAGATGTGTACCCATTTTGACTTGTTTCTGTGTACTTTTAGCCTTACCTTAACACTCTTACTTAGCCTAGTACTTTAATAAATAATTCGGACATGTTCGCAATAAACGAAAGCCATCTTCATTACGCAAACTTGGTtggttttattcttttttttctttattgtaATAATTGTCACGTTTATCCAGTGTTTTTACGTTACAGTTACAGGGATGCTCTggagaaataaaaatatagaaacgtgtgtgtttgtgttttttgtgtgtacCCATAAACGTCTATATCTTACTAACGATAGTTGAATGTtttgtgatttgtttttttttctttttgaactcTTATTCAATGTCAAGCTAATTATTAGCTTTAGTATTCTTTTATGTGTGTATTCTGCTGCCGCGCTGGGTTTTGCTTCATTTTTCGTTATCACAATTAAGTATAGTTTGTTTGGTTCCACTATGTAcagttgcgttttttttttgtttggtggtgattattatttttgctcTATTAAAATTTTCTCATCTAAACGGCTAATATGTTTTGGCGCAAAAAAGAAAAGGTTTGTTCTACCTCGTAACGATTGAATCCTTTACACTAGATAATtggttcgaaaatatcaaaagcAAACACTTACgaatttagcaattttaaacaacattACAGTTCACTACATTTTAAAgatgtttttatgattttactttttattgtgACGAAATTACGTTTTATGTTGTCCAAAGAAGGCAGTTTCCATATAATTCTGTTCAACCAAAAAGATTATGTAAACGTTCAAAAATCTGTTCCTAAAAAAAACGACCATCTCATCGATTTGGCCATAATCGACTCGTGGCTCGAGCCAAGATTCTCACTATGTTGGTGCTCAAAAAGAAAACTGACGATGACAATGAAAACTGACAGTCAGCTTTCGTCATCGACTTGAGCGTTGAATGCTGAATGAGAGCGCCTGAGCGATcgtaattgagcaattctctgagatttcggtcattcgatttttttgtattttttaatccgggtgaaactttttttgtgccttcggtatgcccaaagaagccattttgcatcattagtttgtccatataattttccatacaaatttggcagctgtccatacaaaaatgatatgtgaaaattaaaaaatctgtatcttttgaaggaattttttgatcgatttggtgtcttcggcaaagttgtaggtatggatatggactacactgaaaaaaaagatacacggtaaaaaaaaatttggtgattttttatttaagtttttgtcacaaaagcgtgatttgcaaaaaaacactatttttaattttttttattttttgatatgttttagaggacataaaatgccaacttttcagaaatttccagaatgggcaaaaaatctttgaccgagttatgaatttttgaatcaataccgattttttcaaaaaatcgaaatattggtcgcaaaaatttttcaacttcatttttcgatgtaaaatcgaatttgcaatcaaaaagtactttagtgaaattttgataaagtgcaccgttttcatgttataaccatttttaaataacttttttgaaaatagtcgcactttttcatttttttaaattagtgcccatgtttgcccacttttgaaaaaaatactattgaaaagctgagaaaattctctatattttgctttattgaactttgttgatacgacccatagttgctgagatattgccatgcaaaggttaaaaaacaggaaaattgatgttttctaagtcttacctaaacaacccaccattttctaatgtcgatatctcagcaactataaatccgattcacaatgttaaaacatgaaacagtcgtaaaattttccgatctcttcgaaaaaaatattttcaaaaatttaaaatcaagactaacatttcaaatgggcgtaatattgaatgtttggtatatccatacctacaaccttcaaaagatacagatttttgaattttcacatatcatttttgtatggacagctgccaaatttgtatggaaaatcatatgaacgaactaatgttgcaaaatggcttctttgggcataccgaaggcaccaaaaaagtttcagccggattaaaaaatacaaaaattaaaattaaagaaaaaagaccgattccgtagagaactgctcaattacGAAGAGACCGTCAGTGAACACACACGAAGTTGAAACGAACGGATGTCAAGCTCGACACTCAGGCAGCCGCGCGATTCGAAGACACGCGCTctttctcattctcattctgtTTTCTCTCTTTCTTGCTTGTGCGCGTGCTGTGTGGTGACAGCAACCATTTGAACGCAGCTCTGCGCGAATGAAAGTCAAacgattgtgtgagtgactcaTTTATTcgtcataaactttgaaaactatttgcaacggccttacagtAAATTTGCTAATTCATGgaagaattatttttaagttaattgATACAATCTGTATCCATAATCCTAATCAAGGCAAAACAAATGTTGGATTTTTAGATATTCCCAATATATTTACTCATTTCTAAAAACTACTTCTCTGgacaaaaataaaacgaaatgtctcaaataaaaaaaaaagattcaaaatgtGTTAAATCGTAGAGAACTGTTCTTAAGCGCTAAACAGTCAATATTTGGAAACACAATGAGAAACAATTCGAtcgaaaacttcaatttgagGCACTTAATATTCTAATTGTGTTTAACTCTGTATTACGACTCGGTTTGGATGCTGCAGTGTTTAGTAATTGGCCTTTTTCATTACACTTATGCTTGCTTCGCCTTACTTCTAAAAAACTACATTTTGTGTGATAATTATTACGCTTTTCTTGAGTGCTCCACGGGCTGTTTGCTAACATTTTCTTACTAAATCTGGAAACTACATGGTCTATCAATACCGGAGTTGCAATTTGAGTGGTTACTGATTAGTTATGTGTTTGTTTGAAACCTTCACTACTGTTTCCGCGTCGGCAGCACTCCCGCAGTTTTCCCGTCCAGCAGGGCGATATCTGGagcattgatttttatttggaGCTACAAAGAACATAAAGATTTCGTAAATTTGtacgtgatttattttttatacaatTCATACTGGCTGTTTGGTCGTTTGGGGCTCTTTTTCTGAATGATAGGGTGCGATGAAaaatgctgccaaatttgtggaAACCTGAGAAGAATCCTTCAATTCATTAtcggaattgttttttttaaatacaccaAGAACCCTCAACTCAAATTAATGTTTACCCCCCTcgcaaaataaaaatgcaaaaatttccGCGCAAACAAAGAGAGTCAACCACATTGCTCCAATTATGATTAAATTACGATCATTTTTCAGGGCCGCTTTCCAGTCACATTGTCAGACATTGTcttcgaagggggggggggggggtgagacGGGGAAGAGTACGGAAACCCGTCCCGTGCAGAAGCGCAACCGCCAAAAATTATGGCTCTATCCACGATGGAAATTGTCTCCTattcatttttttccgtttacgtACACTTTTTTTCTGTCCGTTTCGGGAAATATCGGGACGGGAGATGGAATTATTGGCAAGATGGGCTGtagatttctttaaaaactctttgaaaatattgttgctTTTATTACAAGACATACATTTTTGCTGCGCTCTTTGTTTCAGTTATTTGTGTATCTtctctaaaaaaacaattttatcgaCAAATTCTAATTCTAATAATGCTAGAATCACTTCAAactcaatatttttatcaaaaagcaTTTCAGAACTGAACATGCtttgctttgaccaaatcggctcaaaatttttgtgaagactcgtcatgttttctttttttttcatataaaacgtTACCTAATCAACGTTTAGGtcgttggtgccttcctcacctgcATATagtaagcacttaagtgctcataactttttatagtgttgttagatcttcaatcttttagaTGCGTTGAAAGCCACTCAACGGTGGGTCGCAtgacagatccggacaactttttcatcaaaatatctgagatctggcctataaaaagtgtataaataacacgtaagtgcttataacatttgatagggtagtcagatattgggcccttttaaatacctttctaaaaaggTGTAACATGAAGGATTTTCTAACAAAAACCAATCTTCCGGACCTTAgtcgaaatcgttttttagcataacttttgaagtactttactaaacttcataattttctatagcgaccccaagacggatcgaatgagcccaaaacggaaaaaatcggttcagccattgtcgaaataatcgagtgacaatttgttGATCACCATCCCACCACACAcgcagacatttgctcagaatttgattctgattcGATAGGTATaagtgaaggtgggtctacgaggtcgtaTAATAAAGTTCaatttccgagtgattttatagcctttccacattgaggtgaggaaggcaaaaatcgttatttttgatttattgtacaTTTTCAGAAGCGAAATTCAAAAAGAGTCTTCAcctaaaatttcagccaattttgtccatcccatctcgaaaTATCGTGGCATCCCgtgaatcaactcggtgtttcaagaaaaaaacgcccaaaaagtttgacagctcgcttTACGcatggcaaaaaaatcaaatcgtcTGTTACCTACTTTAATCTTCTAATAtgtatcttcatgaaactttcaggagtgattggaaaatTTCCAATGGAAATCATATTTTACAGGTTCTAAGAAATTTTccgtaaatttaattttgtgattttctacatctATTTAACTCTTGAAATACACTGTTTTTTTTGACGACTTTTCACGTGTTAACTGAATtttattcaaactatttttcaaatgattttcatCTTCATTTCTATTATGAGTTTATTATGCTTTCACGAAAAATTCATGCCTTAGAGTTAATC
Coding sequences:
- the LOC120421230 gene encoding microprocessor complex subunit DGCR8; its protein translation is MDQSVPPPPECPDVPAPLPPPPPPLPDAKRAPLVGECPMAKRRRMNEFFEDDDDSDDGAAEANGNGEGDDETTADRLDRPVTENLRQFQVLDEVQGDNSDEEDAGGEADSQRGAEDGDEYEHSSDEGSEDMNVDDLDSLLEENLPEGMKSSGPKGKAYEERFKEVLEEKGRNHFEVLPEGWVQATHVSGMPLFLHTASRVCTASRPYFLGPGSVRKHEIPLSAIPCLNYRKALEKEDELRKEIEANAAAAEAEAQSRSNAAAGAGQEKQMHNPQLSKMIASATTQAEAQANAKMLPLKVTAKIETVDENLKAQSLTADAFQQYCKKLFRFKTIRVMRFKSWAARRKLTKHRKHLKNLQRPTLPDGTKLITFPVLHTEGEKGHAHARPKKEWIMNPNGKSYVCILHEYVQHALRKQPSYEFKELENAATPYSATVSINELKYGTGYGTSKKQAKSEAARETLEILIPDMKDKITSKDGKKDGQNGTGATSSEQQAADAGNRRNLSVFDEIMIEDPRVAEFCAKTTEPSPHTILQTCLQRNFGLGDVQIQYDVKTGKHRKNEFTMTVGKHTATVVCKNKRDGKQQAAQKILQILHPHIKTWGSLLRLYGNQSIKSYKEKKQEEQEITVLQSKAAINQPNYAILHKLKLEMSKLEERQKNVRVIGTFVPDVELPTASGSNLKNVDL